A genomic window from Nosocomiicoccus massiliensis includes:
- a CDS encoding 50S ribosomal protein L25/general stress protein Ctc, with amino-acid sequence MAKLVANSRESLTKGELNELRAAGKVPAVLYGYNVENTSVTVDEVEFIKLIRKIGRNGVIDLELDGKTVQAMVNEYQFESLKNRVDHIDFIAINMDEERTVEVSVVTVGEAAGEKEGGVVEQPNFVVEVTARPADIPEELEVNVEALEIGDSITVGDIRDKFSFTIENEDDTTLAMVSVPQEEVEEDAEDSEEVAEEAPAEESSEDEE; translated from the coding sequence ATGGCAAAACTAGTTGCGAATTCAAGAGAGAGTTTAACAAAAGGTGAACTCAATGAATTACGTGCAGCTGGCAAAGTACCTGCGGTACTTTACGGTTATAATGTAGAAAACACATCAGTTACTGTCGACGAAGTAGAATTTATTAAATTAATTCGTAAAATCGGACGTAACGGTGTAATCGATCTTGAACTTGACGGTAAAACAGTTCAAGCAATGGTGAACGAATATCAATTCGAATCATTAAAAAATAGAGTGGACCACATCGACTTCATCGCAATCAACATGGATGAAGAAAGAACAGTAGAAGTAAGTGTTGTTACTGTTGGTGAAGCTGCTGGTGAAAAAGAAGGCGGAGTTGTTGAACAACCAAACTTCGTTGTTGAAGTTACAGCTCGTCCAGCGGACATCCCTGAAGAGCTTGAAGTAAATGTTGAAGCACTTGAAATTGGTGATTCAATTACTGTCGGAGATATCCGTGATAAGTTCTCATTCACGATTGAAAACGAAGATGACACTACTCTTGCAATGGTATCTGTACCACAAGAAGAAGTTGAAGAAGACGCAGAAGATTCAGAAGAAGTTGCTGAAGAAGCACCTGCAGAAGAATCATCTGAAGACGAAGAGTAA
- a CDS encoding ribose-phosphate diphosphokinase, producing MGNQQNIKDDMKVFTLSANEPLAQEIADHLGVELGKCKVNRFSDQEVQVDVLESVRGKDIFVVQPTSEPVNAHLMELLIMIDALRRASARRINLVIPYYGYARQDRKSRPREPITAKLVANLLETAGADRVVSIDLHAAQIQGFFDIPIDHLTSVPLITKYFEDEKHDLNYEEEVVIVSPDHGGVTRARRMAERLGSPIAIIDKRRPRANVAEVMSIVGDIKGKTAIVIDDIIDTGGTIKLAADKLIEEGATEVYVCCSHPVLSGKAIENLQESQIKEVIVTNSIKLPEEKQIDKIKQLSVGELLAEAITRIHEERSVSRLFD from the coding sequence ATGGGAAATCAGCAAAACATTAAAGATGACATGAAAGTATTTACTTTATCTGCAAACGAACCACTTGCTCAAGAAATCGCAGACCATCTAGGTGTAGAGTTAGGGAAGTGTAAAGTGAATCGCTTCTCAGACCAAGAAGTGCAAGTAGACGTGTTAGAAAGTGTACGTGGTAAAGATATCTTTGTCGTACAACCAACGTCAGAGCCAGTAAACGCACACTTAATGGAGTTATTAATTATGATAGATGCGTTAAGACGTGCATCAGCACGCCGCATCAACTTAGTTATTCCGTACTATGGTTACGCGCGTCAAGATAGAAAATCTCGTCCACGTGAACCAATTACAGCGAAACTCGTTGCGAACTTACTTGAAACAGCAGGTGCAGACCGCGTTGTGTCTATCGACTTACACGCTGCACAAATTCAAGGGTTCTTCGATATTCCAATCGACCACTTAACGAGTGTTCCATTAATCACGAAATACTTTGAAGATGAAAAACACGACTTAAACTATGAAGAAGAAGTCGTTATCGTATCACCGGACCACGGTGGGGTGACACGTGCACGCCGTATGGCTGAAAGACTCGGTTCACCAATTGCGATCATCGATAAACGTCGTCCACGTGCGAACGTTGCAGAAGTAATGAGTATCGTCGGTGACATTAAAGGTAAAACAGCAATCGTTATCGATGACATTATCGACACAGGTGGTACGATTAAACTTGCAGCAGATAAGTTAATCGAAGAGGGTGCGACTGAAGTGTACGTATGTTGTTCACACCCAGTATTATCTGGTAAAGCAATCGAAAACTTACAAGAGTCACAAATTAAAGAGGTAATCGTAACAAACTCAATTAAATTACCTGAAGAAAAACAAATCGATAAAATTAAGCAACTTTCAGTTGGAGAGTTACTTGCTGAAGCAATTACTCGTATTCACGAAGAGCGTTCAGTCAGTCGCTTATTTGACTAA
- a CDS encoding DapH/DapD/GlmU-related protein → MHKQAVILTDVDTSQMKSNTHTALHTLCGTTLLQHIINQLKLSGVNDIYLTSKEGLNESFDSYKVLTDTSQLEDKDTVFVDSRSPLIFDEMYKSLYEEDIENIYVVDGQLLLVEKGKLNTLKLDTIENMAKSIGAVEADFGIFTVETRKELANARYLYQTVILDRLMDHGVTIINPENTYIDSTVEIGRDTVIYPGAVIEGETVIGENCVIRGDSEITNARIGNDVVIRHSVITDSEIGDGTSVGPFAQVRPGTKIGKSVKIGNFVETKKSFLDDGAKVSHLSYIGDAEVGKRTNIGCGTITVNYDGVNKHKTIIGDDAFVGCNSNMMAPIMIGDRSVIAAGSTVVDDVPSDSLAIARERQTTKENYYKK, encoded by the coding sequence ATGCATAAGCAAGCAGTGATTTTAACAGATGTCGATACATCTCAGATGAAATCAAATACACATACCGCATTACATACGTTATGTGGGACAACGCTATTACAGCATATCATTAACCAGTTAAAACTTTCGGGTGTAAATGATATTTATTTAACGTCAAAAGAAGGATTAAATGAGTCATTTGACTCATACAAAGTTCTGACGGATACAAGTCAGCTAGAGGACAAGGACACAGTATTTGTAGATAGCCGTTCGCCACTCATTTTTGACGAAATGTATAAAAGCTTATACGAAGAAGATATCGAGAATATTTACGTCGTCGATGGCCAGTTGTTGCTCGTCGAAAAAGGCAAGTTAAACACTTTAAAATTAGATACGATTGAAAACATGGCGAAATCAATCGGAGCTGTTGAAGCAGACTTTGGCATATTTACTGTAGAAACGAGAAAAGAGCTCGCAAATGCCCGTTATTTATATCAAACTGTTATATTAGACCGATTAATGGATCATGGAGTTACGATTATTAATCCTGAAAATACGTACATCGATAGTACGGTAGAAATCGGTAGAGATACTGTCATTTATCCTGGAGCAGTTATCGAAGGTGAAACGGTCATCGGTGAAAATTGTGTCATTCGAGGCGATAGTGAAATCACGAACGCAAGAATCGGTAACGACGTTGTAATTAGACACTCTGTCATTACAGATTCAGAAATTGGTGACGGTACGTCAGTTGGACCATTTGCACAAGTTCGACCAGGAACAAAAATCGGAAAGTCTGTAAAAATTGGAAACTTTGTAGAAACTAAAAAATCTTTCCTTGATGATGGTGCAAAAGTGTCGCATTTAAGTTATATTGGAGATGCAGAGGTCGGAAAACGAACGAACATTGGTTGTGGAACAATTACAGTGAATTACGATGGTGTAAATAAGCACAAAACGATCATTGGAGACGATGCATTTGTCGGGTGTAACTCGAATATGATGGCACCAATTATGATTGGAGACCGCTCGGTTATCGCTGCGGGAAGTACTGTAGTAGACGATGTACCATCAGATAGTTTAGCAATCGCACGTGAACGTCAAACGACTAAAGAAAATTATTATAAAAAATAA
- the spoVG gene encoding septation regulator SpoVG, with protein MKITDVRLRKVNNQDTRMKALASITFDDAFVVHDLRVIEGNNGLFVAMPSKRTADGEFRDIAHPINSEMRQHVQEEVMRVYDETEDVPEESTEDEEETEAVESDEE; from the coding sequence ATGAAAATTACTGATGTAAGATTACGTAAAGTGAATAATCAAGATACGAGAATGAAAGCATTAGCGTCAATTACGTTTGATGACGCGTTTGTTGTGCATGATTTAAGAGTTATTGAAGGTAACAATGGATTATTTGTTGCAATGCCAAGTAAACGTACAGCAGATGGAGAGTTCAGAGATATCGCTCACCCAATCAACTCAGAAATGAGACAGCACGTACAAGAAGAAGTGATGCGCGTCTACGATGAAACTGAAGACGTACCTGAAGAGTCAACGGAAGATGAAGAAGAAACTGAAGCGGTTGAATCAGACGAAGAATAA
- a CDS encoding RidA family protein, translating into MNTEMINTKNVPKAIGPYCHAMKAGDLLFTSGQIPLNLNGEIVSDDVREQTTQVLENLGAILKEVGLGYENVVKTLIFISDMNDFDVVNEVYGQYFTGKLPARSCVEVSRLPKDVKVEIELVASFK; encoded by the coding sequence ATGAATACTGAAATGATTAATACGAAAAACGTACCAAAAGCAATCGGGCCTTATTGTCACGCAATGAAAGCTGGAGATTTACTTTTCACTTCTGGTCAAATTCCATTAAATTTAAACGGTGAAATTGTGTCTGATGACGTGAGAGAACAAACGACACAAGTATTAGAAAATCTCGGCGCGATACTTAAAGAAGTTGGACTTGGATATGAGAACGTCGTGAAAACTTTAATCTTTATTTCAGATATGAATGACTTCGATGTCGTAAACGAAGTTTACGGACAATACTTTACGGGTAAACTACCAGCGAGATCATGTGTTGAAGTGAGCCGTTTACCAAAAGATGTAAAAGTAGAAATCGAACTTGTGGCTTCTTTTAAATAA
- the purR gene encoding pur operon repressor has product MKFKRSERIVFITEYLSRRPNERIPLSVFVNKFSQAKSSISEDLRIIKAVFEEESIGRIETTHGAQGGVTFIPHISYEKATKIVDQFKQEISETKRILPGGYLYLSDIVGNSSLMAQFGDLIATMYDDKKIDAIVTIATKGIPMAHAVASKLNVPVAVIRKDNKITEGLTVSVNYVSGSTRKIETMILAKRTLEEGSRVLVIDDFLRAGGSINGVITLMEEFKATVVGVSVLVESKDTPGNRRYKDYTSIVKVSKIDEYNETFVVEEGNCLEYFRKR; this is encoded by the coding sequence ATGAAGTTTAAACGGAGTGAGCGCATCGTTTTTATCACGGAGTATTTATCGAGACGACCAAACGAACGTATCCCGTTATCTGTATTTGTTAACAAATTTTCACAAGCAAAATCATCGATCAGTGAAGACCTTCGAATTATAAAAGCAGTGTTCGAAGAGGAATCTATCGGTAGAATCGAGACGACGCACGGCGCACAAGGTGGGGTGACTTTTATCCCACATATTAGTTATGAGAAAGCCACGAAAATCGTCGACCAATTTAAACAAGAGATTTCTGAAACAAAACGTATCTTACCTGGTGGATATTTATACTTATCTGATATTGTCGGCAATTCATCTCTCATGGCGCAATTCGGAGACCTTATTGCTACGATGTATGACGATAAAAAAATCGATGCGATTGTTACAATCGCAACAAAAGGGATTCCGATGGCGCATGCAGTTGCGAGTAAATTAAATGTGCCCGTCGCAGTCATTCGTAAGGACAATAAAATTACGGAAGGATTGACGGTATCTGTCAATTACGTTTCAGGGTCAACGCGTAAAATAGAAACGATGATTTTAGCAAAGCGTACGCTAGAAGAAGGTAGCCGTGTACTCGTTATCGATGACTTTTTACGTGCAGGCGGTTCGATTAATGGTGTCATTACGTTGATGGAAGAATTTAAAGCGACAGTCGTCGGTGTCAGTGTACTCGTCGAGTCAAAAGATACACCTGGGAACCGTAGATATAAAGACTATACGTCAATTGTTAAAGTATCAAAAATCGATGAATATAATGAAACATTTGTCGTCGAAGAAGGAAATTGTTTAGAATATTTTAGAAAAAGATAA
- the ispE gene encoding 4-(cytidine 5'-diphospho)-2-C-methyl-D-erythritol kinase, which produces MHIETAPAKINLTLDVLHKRDDGYHEVEMVMTTIDLNDYLTFKKREDNRIVLSSNHGFLPLDKKNLVYQAALIMQEYGAKGVDIHIDKSIPVAAGLGGGSADAAATFRGINTLYDLNIDIDELARRSAEIGSDIPFCVYGGTRLATGRGEITTPLKRAGHAWIVLAKPNISVSTKRIYGALKGEKSNRGTKRMVEALNNGSYYDVIDALSNDLEPITRTRYKKVDNLLECFRRSKADGVLMSGSGPTVYGICKKEHQATQLYNAIKGICDEVYKVRLIG; this is translated from the coding sequence ATGCATATTGAAACAGCACCAGCAAAGATTAATTTAACGCTTGATGTACTTCATAAAAGAGATGATGGCTATCATGAAGTTGAAATGGTGATGACGACAATTGATTTAAACGACTATTTAACGTTCAAAAAACGCGAAGATAACCGTATCGTGCTGTCCTCAAATCACGGGTTTTTACCACTCGATAAGAAAAATCTCGTCTACCAAGCTGCACTTATTATGCAAGAGTACGGTGCTAAAGGCGTGGATATTCATATCGACAAATCGATTCCAGTAGCTGCGGGACTTGGTGGAGGTAGTGCAGATGCCGCTGCAACCTTTAGAGGAATAAATACACTATACGATTTAAATATCGATATTGACGAACTTGCTAGACGCAGTGCAGAAATCGGGTCAGACATTCCGTTTTGTGTATATGGAGGCACGAGACTCGCAACAGGGCGTGGAGAAATTACGACACCATTAAAACGCGCAGGACATGCGTGGATTGTGCTTGCCAAACCGAATATTAGCGTGTCAACAAAACGTATATATGGCGCGTTAAAAGGCGAAAAATCAAACCGAGGGACAAAACGCATGGTCGAAGCGTTAAATAACGGAAGTTATTATGACGTGATTGACGCGTTGTCTAATGACCTTGAACCAATTACTCGAACGCGTTATAAAAAAGTCGATAATTTACTCGAGTGCTTCAGAAGAAGTAAAGCAGACGGGGTACTCATGAGCGGAAGCGGACCAACGGTTTATGGTATTTGTAAAAAAGAACATCAAGCGACACAGTTATATAACGCAATTAAAGGTATTTGTGACGAAGTATATAAAGTACGACTTATCGGCTAA
- a CDS encoding metal ABC transporter substrate-binding protein, producing MDLIKRISGVLIALLILTGCSSDSADEEQNDKLKITSTFSIMTDIVEAIGGDHVEVHNLVPLGTDPHEYDPKPEDIQFLTKSDALFYNGLNLEGENGGWLDKFISSINYDENKVFRATEEVEPMYLASGTKDEEINPHSFIDPNVGIKMAEAVEQALIEIDADNSDYYKKRAEEYISELKDIEAEYRETFENIPDEKRILVASEFAFQYLTEQYDIQEGYIWAIDTEDNGSPQQIKDATEFVKQHNPPVLFVESNVDRRPMEAVSKESGVPIYEKPLYSDEIGNRDSEASTYIEYLRYNLKVLSDGMNR from the coding sequence ATGGATTTAATTAAAAGGATTTCTGGCGTTTTAATTGCGCTACTTATTTTAACGGGTTGTTCATCTGACAGTGCAGATGAAGAGCAAAATGACAAACTAAAAATCACATCGACGTTTTCTATTATGACGGATATCGTTGAAGCGATTGGTGGAGATCATGTGGAAGTTCATAACTTAGTGCCACTAGGAACAGACCCACATGAATACGATCCAAAGCCAGAAGACATTCAGTTTTTAACAAAAAGTGATGCATTATTCTATAACGGCTTAAACTTAGAAGGAGAAAACGGTGGATGGCTAGATAAGTTCATTTCGTCAATTAATTATGACGAAAATAAAGTGTTCCGTGCGACTGAAGAAGTCGAACCAATGTATCTCGCATCAGGCACAAAAGATGAAGAAATCAACCCACACTCGTTTATCGATCCAAATGTCGGCATTAAAATGGCTGAAGCGGTCGAACAAGCATTAATTGAAATTGATGCAGATAATAGCGACTACTACAAAAAGCGTGCAGAAGAATATATCTCTGAGTTAAAAGACATTGAAGCGGAATATCGCGAAACGTTTGAAAATATTCCAGATGAAAAACGCATTTTAGTCGCAAGTGAGTTTGCATTTCAATATTTAACAGAACAATATGATATTCAAGAAGGTTATATTTGGGCAATTGACACAGAAGATAACGGGTCACCACAACAAATTAAAGACGCGACAGAGTTTGTAAAACAACATAATCCGCCGGTCTTATTTGTAGAATCAAACGTCGATAGACGTCCGATGGAAGCTGTGTCTAAAGAGTCAGGAGTACCAATTTACGAAAAGCCACTGTACAGTGACGAAATTGGTAACCGAGACAGTGAAGCAAGTACGTATATCGAATATTTAAGATATAACTTAAAAGTACTTTCTGACGGTATGAACAGATAA
- a CDS encoding metal ABC transporter permease, whose product MMVMNIFHDILAYEFFQKALLTGAVVGIVCGVIGSFIVMRGLALMGDAISHAVLPGVAISFMLGINFFVGAVIVGLLAAIGIGFINQNSNIKNDSAIGIVFSTFFAIGVLLIAKANTAMDLTEILFGNVLTVRDIDRTLTMIVAAVVILVVILFYKEFLITTFDPTMAVASGMPVKTIHYGLMVLLTLVTVVSLQTVGVILVVSLLITPAATAYLLTKRMSLMIVIAASLGGISAIIGLMFSFKLNLSSGPTIVLVATAFFLIAFIFAPKKGVLWKWI is encoded by the coding sequence ATGATGGTTATGAATATTTTTCACGATATCCTCGCATACGAATTTTTTCAAAAAGCGCTCTTAACTGGTGCGGTTGTAGGGATTGTGTGTGGAGTAATAGGGAGTTTTATCGTCATGCGCGGGCTCGCTTTAATGGGTGACGCGATTTCACACGCAGTATTACCAGGAGTTGCGATTTCATTTATGCTTGGTATTAACTTTTTCGTTGGTGCGGTAATTGTTGGATTACTCGCAGCGATTGGTATCGGGTTTATTAATCAGAACAGTAATATTAAAAATGATTCGGCCATCGGGATCGTGTTCTCGACGTTCTTTGCGATAGGTGTGTTGTTAATTGCAAAAGCAAATACAGCGATGGATTTAACCGAAATACTATTTGGTAACGTTCTAACGGTACGCGACATAGATCGTACGTTAACGATGATTGTTGCAGCTGTCGTTATCCTCGTTGTTATCCTATTCTATAAAGAATTTTTAATTACGACGTTTGACCCGACGATGGCAGTAGCAAGCGGGATGCCAGTGAAAACTATTCACTACGGATTAATGGTACTACTCACACTTGTAACTGTTGTATCGTTACAGACAGTAGGAGTTATTTTAGTCGTGAGTTTACTCATTACGCCAGCGGCGACAGCATATCTACTCACAAAACGTATGTCTCTAATGATCGTAATTGCAGCAAGTCTCGGCGGAATTTCTGCCATCATCGGACTGATGTTTAGCTTTAAGCTAAATCTATCGAGTGGTCCGACGATTGTACTTGTAGCTACAGCATTTTTTTTAATTGCATTTATTTTTGCACCTAAGAAGGGAGTTCTATGGAAATGGATTTAA
- a CDS encoding metal ABC transporter ATP-binding protein: MLKVENLNVVYDKHIHAIKDASLELETGNIYGIIGSNGAGKSSLIKGMLNLVPNTGTVTFNGESMKNHAKRISYVPQRVDIDMTFPVTVFDCVLMGTYPNLGVLKRPGKKEKERTLESLKKVGMEDFKDRQIGELSGGQFQRVLIARTLAQHSDLVFLDEPFVGIDVQSEKVIIKVLKEMAEEGITILIVHHDLSKVHDYFDELILVHFGVKDYGSVEKVFTEKNLKEAYGDNIIVKAGEA; encoded by the coding sequence ATGTTAAAGGTAGAGAATTTAAATGTCGTATACGACAAGCATATTCATGCGATTAAAGATGCGTCATTGGAATTGGAGACAGGTAATATATATGGGATTATCGGCTCGAATGGTGCGGGTAAGTCTTCGCTTATTAAAGGGATGTTAAATCTTGTGCCGAACACTGGTACGGTGACTTTTAATGGCGAATCGATGAAAAATCACGCGAAACGTATATCGTACGTGCCGCAGCGTGTCGATATTGATATGACGTTTCCAGTGACGGTTTTTGACTGCGTGCTTATGGGAACGTATCCGAACCTAGGCGTACTTAAAAGACCTGGTAAAAAAGAAAAAGAGCGCACGTTAGAAAGTTTGAAAAAAGTTGGTATGGAAGATTTTAAAGACCGACAAATTGGTGAACTGTCTGGCGGACAGTTCCAACGAGTCTTAATTGCACGTACACTTGCACAGCATAGCGATCTCGTCTTTTTAGATGAGCCGTTCGTTGGGATTGATGTACAGAGTGAAAAAGTGATCATCAAAGTCTTAAAAGAAATGGCTGAAGAAGGAATTACGATATTAATTGTGCACCATGATTTAAGTAAAGTGCACGATTATTTTGATGAACTTATTTTAGTCCACTTCGGTGTTAAAGATTACGGTTCAGTAGAAAAAGTATTCACTGAGAAGAATTTAAAAGAAGCATATGGTGACAATATTATCGTGAAAGCAGGTGAAGCATGA
- a CDS encoding recombinase family protein, with translation MSGYIYGYARVSTRSQELSRQLDLLNEHNCNEILTEKMTGTKANRPQLNRLKDKLRPGDTVVVESFSRLGRSTKDLIELVNYFEEHNIKLISLKENFDTATPHGRLMMTVFQAFSQFERDLIVERTKEGLKSARARGRKGGRPPVNQRDIERAIKLYKSEEYSVKEIVEMTGISKSTLYRYLDK, from the coding sequence ATGAGTGGGTATATATATGGGTATGCAAGGGTAAGTACACGATCACAAGAATTGTCTCGTCAGTTGGATTTGCTCAATGAACATAACTGCAACGAAATACTGACCGAAAAGATGACGGGAACCAAAGCTAACCGTCCGCAATTAAATCGACTGAAAGATAAATTGCGTCCAGGTGATACAGTTGTCGTGGAAAGCTTCTCTCGTTTGGGTCGCAGTACAAAAGATTTAATTGAACTTGTAAATTACTTTGAAGAACATAATATAAAGTTGATCAGCTTAAAAGAGAATTTTGATACTGCCACTCCACATGGTCGGCTTATGATGACTGTATTTCAAGCATTTAGCCAATTTGAGCGAGATTTGATTGTTGAACGTACAAAAGAAGGTTTAAAAAGTGCTCGAGCTAGAGGGCGAAAAGGCGGGCGCCCTCCTGTGAACCAACGAGATATCGAACGAGCAATAAAATTGTACAAAAGTGAAGAATATAGTGTGAAAGAAATTGTTGAGATGACAGGAATCAGCAAGTCAACGCTTTATCGTTACTTAGATAAATAA